agcacttaagtacgcatctgtaatttttatttataataccgtctctccctctagactgaaagctgatgtgggcagggaacatgtctatttaatgttatattgtatcctccaaagcaattagtacagtgctctgcacactggaagcatgcagtaaatacaactgactgactgcgtAGAATGGGGAGTTGccattcttcccccttcctacctccagcAGGCTGGTATTCTATCTGCAAGGGCTGGAAACAGAGCGGCTCGATtccaaagtcagtcaatcgtatttattgagcgcttactgtgtgcagagcactgtactaagcactcactagaaTACGATTCAACAGAACAACTGACAGATTTCCTGTCCACACGGTGATCTAAGTGGCCTTGGGGTGTGGGAGCGCTGGGgaacctcctcccaggcccacccctGGGCTCCAGGTAGGGACAGGGAGCAGACCCCGTTTCCTCACCTTGATGGACGCGCTGATGAGGCCCCCCCGTTGGTGGACTTTCAGGACCCGCTCGAACAGCAGGTTCCTCTTGGCTTCATCGCGGGCAAAGTCGCCCTCGGTCAGATCGATGGGTTCGGACACGCCACCCGTGAAGTCCACCAGGGCATCCGCGGTGTTGCCCCCATCCAGGGCCTCGTAGCAGCCCGCCAGCCTGAGGAGGAGGTGGGTCGGGGGGTGCTTGGCCGCCCAGACGCTCCGGATCACGGGAGTCTGGGAGCTCCCCGGGGCCTCGACtggcctccccaccccttctcccttccccctttctcgcTCACTTCTGCTATTGCTGAGAAACCTTTGAATCCTGACCTAGACACGCTGTACTGACTCTGACGGCCTTCATCCTAACTATACCATAagttccccaagggcagggacaaCGGTCAGCCTCTAGCATATGGTATCCACCTTGgtgtttgatacagtgcctggtacagagttaaAGTGTAgccattattttttatcattcccaagcactcagaacagagtTCTGCCTAGAACATGGGGTCCAGTATGGGGTTCTGCCAACAGCAGCTGTccagtagagcgctctgcccacGTTCAGCCCAgctgcctgcacacagtaggtgtccagttCAATGTTCTTCACGGAGCGGGCTCTGGGTAAATACCAACGGTAAGATTAACCTTACATTCACAGGCCCTGCCACCTTCTATGCAACAGCTCGGAGTTTGATCTCTGCCCCGCTGCTGCCCCCCACCacgtccctccccacccgccctgaGCCAGCCCGGGCACCTACTTGGCATAAGCCTTCTCCACCAGGGCACACCAGAACTCGTTGGTCGAGTTGGAGTGGCAGTAGATGAGCTGGTTGTGGATGGTGGGCAGCCGGTCATCAATCACCACGTCCACCCAGTCGCCGAATCGCCAGAAGTGGAAATGGAAGATTCCCGCGTAGTTTTCCGGCTTCTCGGGGCTCCACTCCTGCTCCTTCCAGTCCGGTATCAccttggggggaggggcgggggggtaaTGGGATGGCAGGGCGGAGATGGGGAAGCAGGGACAGATTTGGATCAGATCTCTGCTGACTAAATGACCACAGTGACATCAGCAGCGGCACAACTATCGTATACACGAGATTTTAATCCGAAGCAGAAAGGACCCTAACAGACGAGATACATCAACAGCGTGGCCtacttattcattccatcatatttattgagcgtttactgggtgcagagctctgtattaagctcttgggagggtacaacataaaaataaacagacacgttccctgcccacaatgagcttacgatagagaacgggccttggagtcagaaagacctcggttctaatcccagctctgtccgtcgtctgctgtgggacctcaggcaagtcactcaacttctctttgcctcagttcccttgtctgtaaaatggggataaagactgtgagccccatgcgggacagggactgtatctaacctgattatcttgtatcgatcctagctcttagaagagtgcctggcccatggtaagtgctcaacaaatgacacaattagtgttattattagtagtagtagttttaaTAGTATTAGGAAGCCTGCGTTCtgctcctagctctgccattggccctCCACAGCAGAGCAGAGGCCCATCGCCCACACAGCTGGAACCTTTCACCCAGGCCCGGCTGCCCTCACAACTGGACACCAGCCCTTACAGGGGTCCCAGGTTTGTCTGCTTGAACCCATAACATGGGGATAACGGGTGTCCAGATGCAGGAAAATTCATTGGGgacaaatcagggaaggcttcctggaggagttgcgaAGGGACCTGCATGTGgtaaggggaagggcagggccgtCGGAGGAGAGCGAGACTGGTCCTCACATGGTTGGAGGGGCTGTCCAGCTGGTCCCAGTGTGCGGTGCAATTCCCCGGGAATGTGAGCCGGGGTAATGGGCCCggcgaaggaggaggggagggaggaaagagaggggctcGGGTGGCTCTGGGCTGTGATTACATCCTGGAGGCTCGGGACCCTGCAGGCCAGGAGGAACAGGGAGAACTGGGGAACGGGAGACAAGGAGGGTTCAGAACAAACAGTACTTCTTCCCAGAGTGGGGCAAGCACAGGGAATTCATTTCCACAGGGACCCTGCAGCTGCAAACACCGCCCAGACCTCATGGATTTGGATAGATCAATGGACAGATGTCCAGCTGGATCACTGAGGGGAACCAAGGAgtttggatggtccgtgctggaccACTgagggacagtcagggatggggaaggcagaaCCAGGGGTGATGGATGGTCAGTGGGGGGGggaatcagagatggagaggggtgaGTCGGGGGTATTGGCTGGTCCGTGCTGGAGCAccgggggagaagcagggatagAGAGGAGAGTTAGGGCTGTTGGACGGTTAGTGCTGCaacactgagggagagtcagggatggagaggagagagagtcaggagggTTCGATGGTTTGTGGTGgatcactgggagagagtcagggatggagaggagagagtcaggggtgttagaTGGTCTGAGCTGAGTCACTGGAAGAGAGTAAGGAATGGAGAATGGAGACTAAGGAATGGAGAacgttcccccagccccacatcacttatgtacatattcatccataatgtattttaatgtctgtctcctcctctagtctgtgtgCTCTGTGAGGGAAGAGATTGTCTATAtgtactcttttgtactgtactcttccacgagcacagcaggtactcaataaataccactgattgatagatggattgcTTTGAACCCTAACCACGTAGGTGGGTATAAAGGAGGGCAGTCAGCATAAGGTCCCTCCCAGTGTCCCAGGGCAGCTATGGGGATGAGCTGCAGGGTGGACCCAGGGGACGACTCTCAGAGGCCGAGATTCTTGACCCGAAGGGAGATTGCTTGGCTTCCCCGTCCCCTGAGCTGAGATGAATTTCTATAAACCTGTTAACCATTCTCCAACTAGTCCAGCCCCCTGTCTCTAGCAAGGCCTGAACCCACACTCTCTTTGAAGATTAAGCGCAGGATACACACATGAATACACCCACATGAACGCAAGGCGGAGTACACATCTCTAGAGTATATCTTTATGAATATAAATATGCGCATACACGGGTCAGTTTAAGCCCAACTAGAGTCAGAAGACGAAAGGTTATCTACGCAGCTGTACCCTCGTCAGGCCTCCTCCGATCCGGACACACCTTCTGATACCTACAGGGTGGAGGCGCGGCAAGCTCCGGGGACTCTTCCCTGTCTGCCCCCACCCCAGCGTGCAGGGTCTTGGGGCCCCTGGAAGGAGAGTGAGCCCACCCCGGGTCCCATTCCGGCAGAGGTCACCCTGAGGGCACTGGCCGTCCCTTCCGGCACGGAACCGCAAGGAGAAGAGGTGCAGGGTGTAtattctggggttgggggggagggagtgtcCGCCTTGGCGCCCCATCCCCACTGAGGACCCCGCTGACGACCACCTCTCGCTGTGTACTGTGCATCCCGCCCAGGACTCCCCACAGTCAGGACagaggcggggaagggagagggtgggagggggtcgtAGAGCGAGCTAGCCAGTTACCCATGACGGGCTGAGCCCCCTAGGtaccccacccacccaaccccgAAGCACCCAACTGAGGGTCAGGATCAGCAGGGGGCTCAGGACAGGGGAGCTGGGGGTCGGAAGGGCTCGGGGCCGGTGCGGGGGTGCTCAGAGCAGGTCGAAGAGCACGGAGGCGTTGAGCTGGGCCGGCTCCATGCCGTCGGCGAACGTGATGAGGAAATACATGACCCTGCGGACCCGGGCCAGCTCGGACAGCCTCTCGCCGAACTCCTGGGCGTCCGCCTCGTTCCACTCCAGTTGGTCGGAGCCCTCCCGCCGCCAGAAGATGGCGGCCGGCTCCAGCAGCTGGCGGGTCATGAGGTGGGTGAGATCGGGGGTCCAGTTCTGCGAGGTGCCCGTGATGGTCACCTGGCCCGGCCGGCCCAGCCGCACATGCCAGCGTGCGAACTGCAGGCCCCGCTGGCGGCTGAAGTCCAGCCGGTAGATGGACTCGGCCGGCCGCAGGAGGCGTTCTCCGTCCTGCCGTTTCTCGTTCCGCTGGCGCAGGCCCTCTGCGCGCAAGTGCATGATGGTGGTCAGGTCGGGGTCCGGGGTGAGCACCAGCTCCAGCTGGGCAGGGGCCTGATCAGCCATTGGTAGTCCCCGCCTCGTCCTCGCCCTCCGCCGCCTCACCTCGTGGCCGCCGTGCGGTTCTGGGGACGGGGCGGGCTGCCGCTCGGTTAAAAgaggcccctcttcccccctccacccccacctctcccctccctctctccagcgtGTCCAGAGAAGGAGTCACTGATGCAAAATGTTgcaggggggggtggggggaatctccCGAAGCGGGAGGGGGAGGTCCCACATGCCTCATTTGCGGTGAGCCCAGGGCTGAGCGGCAAAGCTGGGGAACCCGAGGGAGGAGACTGCTGATGTCAGGTCGTCGTGGAAACGCATGGGCAACGGGTTTGTTTGGATGGAAACTCGGGGTGTTCACCCGGGACCACCCTGCCCCTGTGGCTCCTGGGTCAGcccccactgctgcccagctgggAGGAACCATGTGCCGGTGGACCTCAAGGCCCCCCACCTTCATGGTTAGGGACAGACCAtctaacacccctgactctcccctctccatccctgactctccccaagtgATCCAGTACAGACTATACAAAACCCCTGATTCCCCGCTCTCCATCACTAGCTCTCCCCCAGTTACCCAGACAAGAccaccccacacccctgactctcccctctccatccctgactttcctgcaGTGATCCAGCATGGACCATCTAACTCCCCCGactctcttccctccactccttactttccctccagtgacccagcacagaccaccctACACCCCAaacatctccctctccttcaaaagTCTTTCAGTAAAAGCCGGTTCATAGCGAGTGTTGTGTGGCCCATTCTGTACTGGGTTCCAGGCTGGGCCACACAAACTGGACCTCCAAACTGCCCTCTTACGTAAGAAAAAAACGCCACTAGAGATCCGACTGCTGCCTCGGTCCCTGCCCAGGACCACCAGGATGGTCGGTAACTATACAGGACGCCAGTACTGTCCCCAGTGATTCACTGCAACATGACCAAACCCTCTGTGGAAATCCTTCCCTCTTTACCCGCACGTTACTTCACACCCCCAATAACTactgtatttatccagcacttactatgtgccagtggcTGGAGTAAatccaagacaatcagatcggacccgatccctgtcccacatgagtctcatagGAACGGTGAACAGggataataatccccattttccagagaaggataccgaggcccagagagattaagtaactcgcccgaggtcacacagcaggccagtgaagagctgggactagaccccagctggggagggaagaagctgCCTTGAGCAAGTGGCTTTTTAGGAAGctgagaaggtggggtgggtggtggaaatgCAATGGATTTAACTGGGTGGACTTGGAGACTACCACTGGTTAGTGCTGAGCCACCAGCATAGAGATGAAGTTTATGGCTCACCCATGGAGAAAGAAGTTATGGATGAGCGAACTTGTGTGCCGAGTTATGAGGAGCGCCTTCGTATCATTCTGGGCTGGGTCTGTGGttggtgtgtgtgcatgtatgtgggcCCGTGTGCACGCACGGATGCCCCTTTGTGGGCGATGTGTGAATATCCAGGTGTGTCTGTGCCCGTGTGCGTGCGCACAGACGCTTCTGTGTGAATATCCAGTTGTAGGATTATATGTATGTCCTTATCCCCGGCTCTGAGGGTCAGTCCTTATGCATATGCTTGTCTCTATGTAAACTGGGTGaatattttccctctgctccctctgctgcctctctgccccccacttcatctcccctcagctaagccccctttcccccctttccctctgcttctccccctctccctttccctcccctcagcactgtgcacatttatgtatatttttattaccctatttattttgttaatgaggtgtccatccccttgattctatttattgcgattaagttgtcttgtttttgtccgtctgtttcccccgattagactgtaagcccgtcagtgggcagggatggtttctatctattgccaaattgtacattccaagcgcttagtacagtgctctgcacgtagtaagcgctcaataaatactatcgaatgaatgagtgaaagaatgaatggtggCTTGGCCTATTTtatgaggagagagttccaggggaAGGATATGAGTGAGGGGTTGGAGACAGGAGAGTTGAGATCAAGAGATAGAGGGAAGATCTGCCCGGGAGAgctggggatgggtgggagaagagggtgagctggaagaggaaagggcagtaggAATGGGAACtttgggggggaaggaaggggtgaacTGAGGTGGGGAGGATAAGAGAGGGTGGAGGTAATAGGATTTCTGGGCCAGAGTGGTgagcaggaggaggggtgagCTGAGCTAGGAAGCGTGGAAGTAGGGGGTGAGCTGGGGtagagagtggagaggaggggggagagctgagctggggagggtgggaggagggggtggtgggaaTGGGATTtctaggtgggaggaggggggagctgagcagtggagggtgagagggaagcTGTAGGTGGGAGGGGCCCCAGGGGCCTGCTGCTTGGAGAGACAACAAACACCAGGAGCTGAGCGGGAGGGGGCTGCCATAATGAGTTTCTCTCTAATGgttctcctccactccccagtGCTCCCTGGTGTTCCCTGGAGCTCTCCAGCGCTCCCCAGACAGGCCATTAGTCAGCCGGTCCAGGCGCATCTGGTAGGGGCAGGGAAATAGCTTCCCGTGCAGCCCCGCGGGGACGCTGACCACTCTAGACACCTCGGCCAAAGGGCTGACGGATGTTCCGGGAGGCGGCAGGTCTCCCCCGGGCCAAACCCGGGGTTTTAGGCCGCTCCCACTGCAAGACAACAGGCCAAGGGCTCAGAGCTGAGagtccctccgccccccaccgggACTCTCACAGAGACCCCTGGtcgttgcccatcctcctctgcatcaaattgAAACtctgcctacctcacctcgctgctctcctactacagctcggcccgcacacttcactcctctaatgccaacccactcactgtacctcgatctcatctagctcaccactgacctctcgcccacgtcccgcctttgggcgggaacgtcctccctcttcatatccaacaatgactctcccca
This sequence is a window from Ornithorhynchus anatinus isolate Pmale09 chromosome 20, mOrnAna1.pri.v4, whole genome shotgun sequence. Protein-coding genes within it:
- the LOC114805910 gene encoding olfactory marker protein — translated: MADQAPAQLELVLTPDPDLTTIMHLRAEGLRQRNEKRQDGERLLRPAESIYRLDFSRQRGLQFARWHVRLGRPGQVTITGTSQNWTPDLTHLMTRQLLEPAAIFWRREGSDQLEWNEADAQEFGERLSELARVRRVMYFLITFADGMEPAQLNASVLFDLL